One genomic region from Amycolatopsis sp. FBCC-B4732 encodes:
- a CDS encoding AraC family transcriptional regulator: protein MAEPYPVDVPASGYLVVRASGAAAARAAILGGGGAAPADIQLLLRCPVPRAVAETGAKLTFADATLHLLPAERGVVMLTVAAAKLSISFAELRPLMFRPVEVDAPLRALFASAVAHVLAAGPRLDPHGLAHHLLGLAELVLRSALRVELDRVDALAARRREALEYMRSHLADPSLTADKIAEALYISRRRLYQLFDDGQGVSERLKGLRIERAKAVLADPATAGRGIAEVARDCGFTSAPHFSRTFRRATGQTPREYRERELRG from the coding sequence ATGGCCGAGCCGTACCCGGTGGACGTACCCGCGAGCGGGTACCTCGTCGTCCGCGCCTCGGGCGCGGCGGCGGCGCGGGCGGCGATCCTCGGCGGCGGCGGCGCTGCCCCCGCGGACATCCAGCTGCTGCTCCGCTGCCCGGTGCCGCGGGCGGTCGCCGAGACCGGCGCGAAGCTGACCTTCGCCGACGCGACGCTGCACCTGCTGCCGGCCGAGCGCGGGGTCGTCATGCTGACGGTCGCGGCGGCGAAGCTGTCCATCTCGTTCGCCGAGCTGAGGCCGCTGATGTTCCGGCCGGTCGAAGTGGACGCGCCGCTGCGGGCGCTGTTCGCGAGCGCGGTCGCGCACGTGCTGGCGGCCGGGCCGCGGCTCGACCCGCACGGGCTGGCCCACCACCTGCTGGGCCTGGCCGAACTGGTGCTGCGCAGCGCGCTGCGCGTCGAGCTCGACCGCGTCGACGCGCTGGCGGCCCGGCGGCGTGAAGCACTGGAGTACATGCGCTCCCACCTGGCCGACCCGTCACTGACCGCGGACAAGATCGCCGAGGCGCTGTACATCTCGCGGCGCCGGCTGTACCAGCTGTTCGACGACGGCCAAGGCGTCTCCGAACGGCTCAAGGGCCTGCGGATCGAACGCGCGAAGGCCGTGCTGGCGGACCCGGCGACGGCGGGCCGGGGGATCGCGGAAGTCGCGCGGGACTGCGGGTTCACCAGCGCCCCGCACTTCTCGCGGACGTTCCGCCGGGCGACCGGACAGACCCCGCGCGAATACCGGGAGCGGGAGCTGCGGGGCTGA
- a CDS encoding Lrp/AsnC family transcriptional regulator — MIRGVSSQDTPSRPAPPVLDDISRQIIAQLQEDGRRAYATIGKAVGLSEAAVRQRVQRLSDSGVIQIVAVSDPLQVGLFRQAMIAITVDGPLEPVGDALAEMDEIAYVILCAGRYDLLCEAVCADDEALLQLISTRIRALPGVRHAEAMVYLKLRKQTYQWGTRGA, encoded by the coding sequence ATGATCCGGGGCGTGAGCAGCCAGGACACCCCCAGCCGGCCCGCGCCGCCGGTGCTCGACGACATCTCGCGGCAGATCATCGCGCAACTGCAGGAGGACGGCCGGCGGGCGTACGCGACGATCGGCAAGGCGGTCGGCCTGTCCGAAGCGGCGGTCCGGCAGCGGGTCCAGCGGCTGTCGGACTCCGGCGTCATCCAGATCGTCGCCGTCTCGGATCCCTTGCAGGTCGGGCTGTTCCGGCAGGCGATGATCGCGATCACCGTGGACGGCCCGCTCGAGCCGGTCGGCGACGCACTGGCCGAAATGGACGAAATCGCGTACGTGATCCTCTGCGCCGGGCGCTACGACCTGCTGTGCGAGGCCGTCTGCGCGGACGACGAGGCGCTGCTGCAGCTGATCTCGACACGAATCCGCGCGCTGCCCGGCGTCCGGCACGCGGAGGCGATGGTCTACCTCAAGCTGCGGAAGCAGACCTACCAGTGGGGAACTCGCGGAGCGTGA
- a CDS encoding amino acid permease, translating to MPRTPAPPDTAATAKAKKTLTRSIGVGGGTLLTLSCVTPASSLFVLVPPLFADLGTGTALAIALAVLLCVGIAFCYSELGTLVPSAGGEYAMVTTVANRFAGWLTFMLSFIVILVVPPIIAIGVADYLAAVSTSAPRSRARSSCWPRP from the coding sequence ATGCCCCGCACTCCCGCCCCGCCCGACACCGCAGCCACCGCCAAGGCGAAGAAAACCCTCACCCGGTCCATCGGCGTCGGCGGCGGCACCCTGCTGACGCTCAGCTGCGTGACGCCGGCGTCGTCGCTCTTCGTCCTCGTGCCCCCGCTGTTCGCCGACCTCGGCACCGGCACCGCGCTCGCCATCGCCCTCGCGGTGCTGCTCTGCGTCGGGATCGCCTTCTGCTACTCCGAACTCGGCACGCTGGTGCCGAGCGCCGGCGGCGAGTACGCGATGGTGACGACCGTGGCGAACCGCTTCGCCGGCTGGCTGACCTTCATGCTCTCGTTCATCGTGATCCTCGTCGTGCCGCCGATCATCGCGATCGGCGTCGCCGACTACCTCGCCGCCGTGTCGACATCGGCCCCTCGGTCGCGGGCGCGCTCGTCATGCTGGCCTCGACCGTGA
- a CDS encoding response regulator transcription factor: MVAPPVRVLVAERDETVRARLAAILTQADGIELIAAVGDATAARTTLRRRLPDVVLLDLRLGPLGPVFRRPAVLVLATFDSDAGILRALRDGAAGFVLRSARRNELLKVVRLAADGHVVLSPDASRRWVSSATRLSGPRDERLAQVDRLSSREREVLIGVGSALTNAEIAEKLGIPEPLVRDCVAQVVRKLGCAHRTEAGLVAYERGLCRPG; this comes from the coding sequence GTGGTCGCGCCACCGGTCCGGGTCCTGGTGGCCGAACGTGACGAGACGGTCCGCGCCCGCCTGGCCGCCATCCTCACGCAGGCGGACGGCATCGAGCTGATCGCGGCGGTCGGCGACGCGACGGCCGCGCGGACGACCCTCCGCCGTCGTCTCCCGGACGTGGTGCTGCTCGACCTGCGCCTGGGCCCCCTCGGCCCGGTGTTCCGCCGCCCGGCGGTGCTGGTGCTGGCGACGTTCGATTCGGATGCGGGCATCCTCCGCGCCCTGCGTGATGGGGCGGCGGGTTTCGTGCTGCGCTCGGCGCGGCGCAACGAGCTGCTGAAGGTGGTCCGCCTGGCCGCGGACGGGCACGTGGTGCTCTCCCCGGACGCCTCCCGCCGGTGGGTTTCGTCGGCCACCCGGCTGTCCGGACCCCGGGACGAGCGCCTCGCCCAGGTGGACCGCCTGTCGTCGCGGGAGCGCGAGGTTCTGATCGGAGTGGGCTCGGCGCTGACGAACGCGGAGATAGCGGAGAAGCTGGGGATACCGGAACCGCTGGTGCGCGATTGCGTGGCGCAGGTGGTGCGCAAGCTGGGATGCGCACACCGCACGGAGGCCGGGCTGGTGGCGTACGAGCGAGGGTTGTGCCGGCCGGGCTGA
- a CDS encoding APC family permease, with amino-acid sequence MLASTVMGLLNLRSNAWLTGVFLVIEIVAIFAVSLLGFAHTTQSPAVLVKPSLGTSGIGLIAVVAGLAVALFVVQGFSTAVYLAEEMREPRRTVARTVFWTLGISAVVILVPVVAITLAVPDAAALAGVDVTALVTGWSSSTVGAAISLCIAAAIVNAVIVMVIQNSRVLYASARDQAWPAPVNGAMSVVSERFGAPWVATLVVGLSEAVLCFVPVETLSGVTGVAVVALYLSVAAAALAARRAAHRKPHVWRMPAWPVVPVLAVAALAYVLVEQSALDLGITAGVLAVSALYWCGYLRRRPGRWVVTVPRD; translated from the coding sequence ATGCTGGCCTCGACCGTGATGGGCCTGCTCAACCTGCGGTCCAACGCCTGGCTCACCGGCGTCTTCCTGGTCATCGAGATCGTCGCGATCTTCGCCGTCTCCCTGCTCGGCTTCGCGCACACCACGCAGAGCCCGGCCGTGCTCGTGAAGCCGAGCCTCGGCACGAGCGGGATCGGGCTGATCGCCGTCGTCGCCGGGCTCGCCGTCGCGTTGTTCGTCGTGCAGGGCTTCAGCACCGCCGTCTACCTCGCCGAAGAGATGCGTGAACCGCGCCGCACGGTGGCCAGGACGGTGTTCTGGACGCTCGGGATCAGCGCCGTCGTCATCCTCGTACCGGTCGTGGCGATCACCCTCGCCGTGCCGGACGCCGCCGCGCTCGCCGGTGTCGACGTCACCGCGCTGGTCACCGGCTGGAGCAGTTCCACCGTCGGCGCCGCGATCAGCCTGTGCATCGCGGCGGCGATCGTCAACGCGGTGATCGTGATGGTCATCCAGAATTCGCGGGTGCTCTACGCCTCCGCGCGCGACCAGGCGTGGCCCGCGCCGGTGAACGGCGCGATGAGCGTCGTGAGCGAGCGCTTCGGCGCGCCGTGGGTCGCGACCCTCGTGGTCGGGCTGTCCGAAGCGGTGCTCTGCTTCGTGCCGGTGGAGACGCTCAGCGGCGTCACCGGGGTCGCGGTCGTCGCGCTCTACCTCAGCGTCGCGGCCGCCGCCCTCGCCGCGCGCCGGGCGGCGCACCGGAAGCCGCACGTCTGGCGGATGCCGGCCTGGCCGGTCGTGCCGGTGCTCGCCGTGGCCGCGCTGGCCTACGTCCTGGTCGAGCAGAGCGCGCTCGACCTCGGCATCACCGCGGGCGTGCTGGCCGTGTCGGCGCTGTACTGGTGCGGCTACCTGCGCCGCCGTCCCGGGCGGTGGGTCGTGACGGTCCCGCGGGACTAG
- a CDS encoding PPE domain-containing protein, protein MPEFHSTNHEPTARQKRKARRVRREKEANRREESFGKIHWDSYDHRELWDMIQSADPPKLGEQAYRWAELAKGVDAETSEVHKLVQSLLLSWRGPAAVRAADSIGKLTAWASTASTNAREIGDGLDAYTSAIGEARKKMPEPVHYWAEKWFQEGYAVKRLDGPEGAYMLDDLLDDKHPTKKQADDAKAAAVRVMEQYESASHDVRHRLPTFDTAPQVSVTGDRVPRVPLPPTPPDPPEPDPPTDPRVDPAPGSPAGDTTSTASALPAALTGAGLLPGALDGTIGPGGAATTGAAGPGFGGLIGSGALGEAGQAGSGRVGGAGPGGFGPGAPGGRGTAGGYGMYPPGQGARREEDTEHRDKYGSGYDLLDDLPPAYPPVFGE, encoded by the coding sequence ATGCCTGAGTTCCACTCCACGAACCACGAGCCGACCGCGCGCCAGAAGCGGAAGGCGCGGCGCGTCCGCCGCGAAAAGGAAGCCAACCGCCGCGAAGAGTCGTTCGGCAAGATCCACTGGGACAGCTACGACCACCGCGAGCTGTGGGACATGATCCAGTCGGCCGACCCGCCGAAGCTCGGCGAGCAGGCGTACCGGTGGGCCGAGCTGGCCAAGGGCGTCGACGCGGAGACGAGCGAAGTCCACAAGCTGGTGCAGAGCCTGCTGCTGTCGTGGCGCGGCCCGGCCGCGGTCCGGGCCGCGGACTCGATCGGCAAGCTGACCGCGTGGGCGAGCACGGCGAGCACCAACGCCCGTGAGATCGGCGACGGCCTCGACGCGTACACGTCGGCGATCGGCGAGGCGCGGAAGAAGATGCCGGAGCCCGTGCACTACTGGGCCGAGAAGTGGTTTCAGGAGGGGTACGCGGTCAAGCGGCTCGACGGGCCCGAAGGCGCGTACATGCTGGACGACCTGCTCGACGACAAGCACCCGACCAAGAAGCAGGCGGACGACGCCAAGGCCGCGGCCGTCCGCGTGATGGAGCAGTACGAGAGCGCGAGCCACGACGTCCGCCACCGCCTCCCGACGTTCGACACCGCCCCGCAGGTGAGCGTGACGGGCGACCGGGTCCCGCGGGTCCCCCTGCCCCCGACGCCGCCCGATCCCCCCGAGCCCGACCCGCCCACCGACCCGCGGGTCGACCCGGCTCCCGGCTCCCCGGCCGGCGACACGACGTCGACCGCGTCCGCGCTGCCGGCGGCGCTCACGGGAGCCGGGCTGCTGCCGGGCGCGCTCGACGGCACCATCGGGCCGGGCGGTGCCGCGACGACCGGTGCCGCCGGGCCGGGCTTCGGCGGGCTGATCGGCTCCGGGGCGCTCGGGGAAGCCGGGCAGGCCGGATCCGGGCGGGTCGGCGGCGCCGGGCCAGGCGGCTTCGGCCCCGGTGCGCCGGGCGGCCGCGGCACGGCGGGCGGGTACGGCATGTACCCGCCGGGCCAGGGCGCGCGCCGCGAGGAGGACACCGAGCACCGCGACAAGTACGGGTCGGGCTACGACCTGCTCGACGACCTCCCGCCCGCCTACCCGCCGGTGTTCGGCGAATGA
- a CDS encoding aspartate aminotransferase family protein, whose translation MTDASSLAKAARENLWMHFTRHSAYDETDVPVIVRGEGPYIWDARGKRYLDGLAGLFAVQVGHGREELAEAAARQTKQLAYFPLWGHAHPTAIELASRLASAAPGDLDRVFFTVSGGESVETAWKLAKQYFKLVGKPGKHKVISRALAYHGTSQGALSITGIPGAKADFEPLVPSSLRVPNTNFYRAPEHADDYEAYGRWAADRIEEAIEFEGADTVAAVFLEPVQNTGGCFVPPPGYFARVREICDKHDVLLVSDEVICAFGRVGYDFAAKRYGYQPDIITTAKGLTSGYAPLGAVLASERLMEPFTRGETTFMHGSTYGGHPVSCAVALANLDLMEREDLYGHVLSREAAFRSTLDKLTELPIVGDVRGAGFFYGIELVKDKATKETFSAAESERVLRGFLSEALFEAGLYCRADDRAEPVVQLSPPLVCDQAQFDEMEQILRDTLTRAWELL comes from the coding sequence ATGACCGACGCTTCGAGCCTCGCCAAGGCCGCCCGCGAGAACCTCTGGATGCACTTCACCCGCCACTCGGCCTACGACGAGACCGACGTCCCGGTGATCGTGCGCGGCGAAGGCCCGTACATCTGGGACGCCCGCGGCAAGCGCTACCTCGACGGGCTGGCCGGCCTGTTCGCGGTCCAGGTCGGCCACGGCCGCGAGGAACTCGCCGAAGCGGCCGCGCGGCAGACGAAGCAGCTCGCGTACTTCCCGCTGTGGGGCCACGCGCACCCGACGGCGATCGAGCTGGCATCGCGGCTGGCTTCCGCTGCTCCGGGTGACCTCGACCGCGTGTTCTTCACCGTGAGCGGCGGGGAATCGGTCGAGACGGCGTGGAAACTGGCGAAGCAGTACTTCAAGCTCGTCGGGAAACCGGGCAAGCACAAGGTGATCAGCCGCGCGCTGGCCTACCACGGGACGTCGCAGGGCGCGCTGTCGATCACGGGTATTCCCGGCGCGAAGGCGGACTTCGAGCCGCTGGTGCCGAGCAGCCTGCGCGTGCCGAACACGAACTTCTACCGCGCCCCCGAGCACGCGGACGACTACGAGGCTTACGGGCGCTGGGCGGCGGACCGGATCGAGGAGGCGATCGAATTCGAGGGTGCGGACACCGTCGCGGCGGTGTTCCTCGAGCCGGTGCAGAACACGGGCGGGTGTTTCGTGCCGCCGCCGGGGTACTTCGCGCGGGTGCGGGAGATCTGCGACAAGCACGACGTGCTGCTGGTGTCGGACGAGGTGATCTGCGCGTTCGGGCGCGTCGGCTACGACTTCGCGGCGAAGCGGTACGGGTACCAGCCGGACATCATCACGACGGCGAAGGGGCTGACGTCCGGGTACGCACCGCTGGGGGCGGTGCTGGCTTCCGAGCGGTTGATGGAGCCGTTCACCCGTGGGGAGACCACGTTCATGCACGGGTCCACGTATGGGGGGCACCCGGTTTCGTGCGCGGTCGCGCTGGCGAACCTCGACCTGATGGAGCGGGAGGACCTCTACGGGCACGTGCTTTCGCGGGAGGCGGCTTTCCGGTCCACTTTGGACAAGCTGACCGAGCTGCCGATCGTCGGGGATGTTCGTGGGGCGGGGTTCTTTTACGGTATCGAGCTGGTCAAGGACAAGGCGACCAAGGAGACTTTCAGTGCCGCCGAGTCGGAGCGGGTGTTGAGGGGGTTCCTGTCGGAGGCGTTGTTCGAGGCCGGGTTGTACTGCCGGGCTGATGATCGGGCTGAGCCGGTGGTGCAGCTTTCGCCGCCGTTGGTTTGTGATCAGGCGCAGTTCGACGAGATGGAGCAGATCCTGCGGGACACGCTTACTCGTGCCTGGGAGTTGTTGTAG
- a CDS encoding S8 family serine peptidase: MHRRAIAVLAAVVSVALSAPPANAAPAARAACPDPGPGLLRCLTTYAPARALTDGPAGWGADDLASAYRLPSTAGPETVVGISIAYDAPDLEADLAAYRAQYGLPPCTTANGCFRKVNQQGAPAPLPAASFGWALESTLDVSMVSAACPSCRILVVEGNSPGFADLAETEDTAVRLGAKVVSNSYGAREGGAPLAYASHYQHPGVTVVASSGDAGFTAASYPAVLPSTVAVGGTTLARDPDSARGWAESAWEYGGSGCSAYIAKPAWQKDSHCGKRTVADLAAAADSLAVYNTDAGGWLPVNGTSASAPFVAGLYGRSGHAGAAQPADLYAHAGQFVDITTGTNDPTGAGKKCGGDYLCVAGPGYDAPTGAGTPNGLAGF; the protein is encoded by the coding sequence GTGCACAGAAGAGCGATCGCCGTGCTGGCCGCGGTGGTGTCGGTGGCGTTGTCCGCCCCGCCCGCGAATGCGGCTCCGGCCGCCCGCGCGGCGTGCCCGGATCCGGGCCCGGGCCTGCTGCGCTGCCTGACGACGTACGCCCCGGCCCGCGCCTTGACCGACGGCCCGGCCGGCTGGGGCGCGGACGACCTGGCGTCGGCCTACCGCCTGCCGTCGACGGCGGGTCCGGAGACGGTCGTGGGCATCTCGATCGCCTACGACGCCCCGGACCTGGAGGCGGACCTGGCTGCTTACCGGGCGCAGTACGGCCTCCCGCCGTGCACGACGGCGAACGGCTGCTTCCGCAAGGTGAACCAGCAGGGCGCACCGGCCCCACTGCCCGCCGCGAGCTTCGGCTGGGCCCTGGAGTCCACTTTGGACGTCTCGATGGTCTCGGCGGCGTGCCCGTCGTGCCGCATCCTGGTGGTGGAGGGAAATTCACCGGGCTTCGCGGACCTGGCCGAGACGGAGGACACGGCGGTCCGCCTGGGCGCGAAGGTGGTGTCGAACAGCTACGGCGCCCGTGAAGGCGGCGCGCCCCTGGCGTACGCGAGCCACTACCAGCACCCGGGCGTGACGGTGGTGGCCTCCTCGGGCGACGCGGGCTTCACGGCGGCGAGCTACCCGGCGGTCCTGCCCTCGACGGTCGCGGTCGGCGGCACGACGCTGGCCCGCGACCCGGACTCCGCGCGGGGCTGGGCGGAGTCGGCGTGGGAGTACGGCGGCAGCGGTTGTTCGGCGTACATCGCGAAACCCGCGTGGCAAAAGGACTCCCACTGCGGCAAGCGAACGGTGGCGGACCTCGCGGCGGCGGCAGACAGCCTGGCGGTGTACAACACCGACGCGGGCGGCTGGCTCCCGGTGAACGGAACCAGCGCTTCGGCCCCGTTCGTGGCGGGCTTGTACGGCCGTTCGGGCCACGCCGGCGCGGCACAGCCGGCGGACCTGTACGCCCACGCGGGGCAGTTCGTGGACATCACAACGGGCACCAACGACCCGACCGGGGCGGGAAAGAAGTGCGGCGGCGACTACTTGTGCGTCGCGGGCCCGGGCTACGACGCCCCGACGGGAGCGGGAACCCCGAACGGCCTGGCCGGCTTCTGA
- a CDS encoding cytochrome P450 gives MTAATGSPRLPFDRPNALEIAPLFAVLRREGPVVAVTTPAGDPAWLVTGFEQVRGVFTDPRFGRSHPVPEEASALSDAAVLSRPQGDHETEHVEHARMRRMLVPAFSANRIRRLAGHVQELADGCFDAMERAGAGGGPVDLHEHLSFPLPVLVICELLGVPYEDRDTFRVLSERMGRMDIGTGADEALDEFAGYMGRLAAAKRRDPGQDVVSDLVRAQADDPAFGDDDLARLAAGLLFAGHETTSNRIDLGALYLLTDLTRRDALAADPEGRVHGVVEEILRLSAPGGLGILRYAHDDVELGGVKIARGDAVVLSLAAANRDETAFPDPEAFDPGRKPNAHVAFAYGGWFCIGASLARTELRVVFGSLFRRFPGLRLAVDVDELQVRTNRVTGGVDRVPVLW, from the coding sequence ATGACCGCCGCCACCGGTAGTCCGCGACTGCCGTTCGATCGGCCCAATGCCCTGGAGATCGCGCCGCTGTTCGCGGTGTTGCGGCGGGAGGGGCCCGTGGTGGCCGTGACCACGCCGGCGGGGGATCCGGCCTGGCTGGTCACCGGGTTCGAGCAGGTGCGCGGGGTGTTCACCGATCCGCGGTTCGGGCGGTCGCACCCGGTGCCCGAGGAGGCGTCGGCGTTGTCGGATGCCGCCGTTCTCAGCCGGCCGCAGGGTGATCACGAGACCGAGCACGTCGAGCACGCGCGGATGCGGCGGATGCTCGTGCCCGCCTTCTCGGCCAACCGGATCCGGCGGCTCGCCGGGCACGTCCAGGAGCTGGCCGACGGCTGCTTCGACGCGATGGAGCGGGCCGGCGCCGGTGGCGGGCCCGTCGACCTGCACGAGCACCTGTCGTTCCCGCTGCCGGTGCTGGTGATCTGCGAGCTGCTCGGCGTCCCGTACGAAGACCGCGACACGTTCCGCGTGCTGTCGGAGCGGATGGGCCGGATGGACATCGGCACCGGCGCGGACGAAGCGCTCGACGAGTTCGCCGGTTACATGGGGCGGCTCGCGGCGGCCAAGCGGCGCGATCCCGGCCAGGACGTCGTCTCGGACCTGGTGCGCGCGCAGGCCGACGACCCCGCGTTCGGCGACGACGACCTCGCCCGGCTCGCCGCCGGCCTGCTGTTCGCCGGCCACGAGACGACGTCCAACCGGATCGACCTCGGCGCGCTCTACCTGCTCACCGACCTCACCCGCCGCGACGCGCTGGCCGCCGACCCCGAGGGGCGCGTGCACGGCGTCGTCGAAGAGATCCTGCGGCTGTCCGCGCCGGGCGGGCTCGGCATCCTGCGGTACGCGCACGACGACGTCGAGCTCGGCGGCGTCAAGATCGCGCGGGGCGACGCGGTGGTGCTGTCGCTCGCGGCGGCCAACCGGGACGAGACGGCGTTCCCGGACCCCGAGGCGTTCGACCCCGGCCGCAAGCCGAACGCGCACGTCGCGTTCGCCTACGGCGGCTGGTTCTGCATCGGCGCGAGCCTCGCCCGCACCGAACTTCGCGTGGTCTTCGGCTCGCTGTTCCGCCGCTTCCCGGGGCTGCGGCTGGCCGTCGACGTCGATGAACTCCAGGTCCGGACGAACCGTGTCACCGGGGGAGTGGACCGCGTGCCGGTCCTCTGGTAG
- a CDS encoding copper resistance CopC family protein — protein MIPRRARRVSGAVLAVLAALTGLVVLAGPASAHTELESSSPAEGAALDTAPTQVELKFGEPVTLPPDPIAIDGRDGVKWKIGTPVVEGGVVTVPVTPAGSAQAYSLAWKVVAKDGDNVSGTVRFTLTAPVTKAAATGSPAPVTLESAGIPKWVWVLVAVAGLLAVIVVGIRRLRARPKD, from the coding sequence ATGATCCCGCGTCGTGCCCGTCGTGTCTCCGGAGCCGTTCTCGCCGTTCTCGCCGCTCTCACCGGGCTGGTCGTGCTCGCCGGACCCGCGTCGGCCCACACCGAGCTCGAGTCCAGCTCCCCGGCCGAAGGTGCCGCGCTCGACACCGCTCCCACGCAGGTCGAGCTGAAGTTCGGCGAGCCGGTGACGCTGCCGCCGGACCCCATCGCGATCGACGGCCGCGACGGCGTCAAGTGGAAGATCGGCACCCCCGTGGTCGAGGGCGGGGTCGTGACGGTGCCCGTGACGCCCGCCGGTTCCGCGCAGGCCTACTCGCTGGCCTGGAAGGTGGTCGCGAAAGACGGCGACAACGTCAGCGGCACCGTGCGCTTCACCCTCACGGCGCCGGTGACGAAGGCCGCGGCGACCGGTTCCCCGGCGCCCGTCACCCTCGAGTCCGCGGGCATCCCGAAGTGGGTGTGGGTGCTGGTCGCCGTGGCCGGGCTGCTCGCGGTGATCGTCGTCGGCATCCGCCGGCTCCGGGCCCGGCCGAAGGACTAG